GTTGAAAATCTGTACAGAATAATTTCTAACTTTCTCAAAATTTAATTCTTCACCAATATTTGATGACTGGCTTTCCTTTTTAGTAGATTGCGTCGTATCCTTTTGAGGctctttatcttttttcCCATCATTTGTGGGGTTACTTAATTCActcttattattttttccgtcatcttttttaatttctgAACCTTTTGATGGGGATTTTAATTCACTCGGTGGACTTTTTGGTTTAAACCTATTGCTGAATTCCCGAAAAAATTCATGCAATTTTTCACATCCATAACTTTGAAATAACAAATCTTTCTCATTATCAGCATTAGCTATTGGCGAAAAAATTAACTCAGTGTAATTatcatctttattttttgaaatttcCTTAATAGCTAAGTTTCTATattcatcatattttttttttaaatcagtCAATAATTGAATATATGGATCACATTTATGTTCCTCATcgttaattaatttatagaATCCATAACATTCAAGATCAATTTTCTtaaatttctttatatcTAATTTggatatttcattttctacaAGTGCTTTACATATACTCATAaggaaattatataatgaagTCATAACAGTAATATTACTATCCTTCAAATACTTTATATTATCCAATTTGTTccaataattaaatttgtcTTTATGATTAACTAAAAAATCATCATAATACTCATTTAAAGTGTAGGAATGGTCAAGAGTTATCTTAAGAAATTTGGAAGCTAGCcacataaaaatgtattcataattttgattAACATTATTATCGCCATATTGTTTATCACCAGAATTTGGCAATTCTGTAAGTAAATAATCGGATAAGGCACCAATTctatcataattattattacatccTCCTACAGGAcaaaaatttgtatatgagctattattaaattcattttcaaTGACATTCCCATTAATAACAAGCTTATCaactttaataaataacttgcactaataaaaattttaaaaatttaataaaaatatgtattattgAATTTGGTATTAAAATGAAGTTAATGATAATTTATAggtattataatattcagaaatataaaaggaaacatttttatttaaaaaaattgtatttacCACATCTTTGTTCATTATAAcagtatattattttaatcaACAGACTATGGAATATCATATtagttaatatatataacacatTGTAATATTTGATATAATTGTCTTCtatatacaattattatatacatttaaacttatatttttaaaatataaattaatatcaaataataatgtaacAAAATTACTAAATTAAATCTGCCTAAAACATTTTGggctatatatataatgcatatGTGAAATGTCAtgattattaataataaagaaaatagtcacattatattatcaatttaaatatgtatatatcttatatttatattttttcacacATATATGAAGCAAGTTTAGTGTGTGATTTAACATAGATGTTccaattattatatactgtaaatatatagagaaataagaaatttaatattagtAGGATTATTAAAAGGAATTTTATCTCATCATTTACATGTCATTAATGTATATGTGTTAGTTACTATTCGCTGTTACATATTTCAACCTttagaattatttttaatagatataaaagaaattctttatttaaattataatacatacaaaatatgttagtttattacattttatagatagtccatatataatgaatacaccattttatttacctACATTGTtaaaatacaatttaaaGTGCGcaataacttttttatatccaaACAGTTCtcacatataaattttatatattaatattttatggatATAATTAGCTCTAAAtacattaatttatttacaataatattataatattaaattattcactattaatttttaaattacaaAGTTTTAaggtataaatatatttatattttaaatatagtgTTATTACGAAATTATATTCTCTAAAATGTTGTACTTTAAAACAATGAAACAAGGAAAATTGCTAATTGATTTAAAGTATTCCTCTTTATTGCATTAATTATCTCACTGTAGTGTACAGTGATATACCATTAGTaacaacaataataatattagattaatatattattaaatacgAACAAATAtgtcatatttatttgatattcTATATGGGtataaattcattatatatattcttaaaggtatgataaaattaatattatatgaatgtaagatcaaattaattattacaatttttagcTATGTATTCTTTAATATGGTACTATGGTATTAATGTTGTCAttcaatataatattaataattccaTAATGCtcgttaaaaataatatgtttacATTATAAACTAATTGAtatgatattataaaatattcaatacgtaatatattttaggtTATATTTGCCAATATGAACCTAAAATAGTAACCCGTgttgtttgtttttaaactttataattatcaaCCATTAGTTACGTTAACATTATAAAAGTCctaatttaaaaacaaatgggATGATAATAACTACTTTCagtcttttttataattttaaataagaaTTAGcaattctttatatattaaataattaatatggGTGAAATagaacaatatattttaaaaatctCTTTATATATCATGATTTGTTTAagatttaattatatggaatatatttttaaacttATATAAGAATAgataatttatatcaatataaattataactTTAACGTAAATGCAAAGTAttgaaatgaaaaaatcgagtaatatatatatttacaatttataaatttattatacatatatctatagtgtattttttatgcattACTAAAAATGTTAGATGCATAAAACATCTTTTATAGATATGTTGTATTGTCGAATCTCGATCGATATTTTGTGaatctatatttatgattACCTATTATATGTTGTAATATGCTTAATTAATCTTAAAATCACATATTAACCTGAAGTTGTATTATAATGTAGATAAATGTTCCAAATGAACCTGATTATATAATGTAGCTTCATATATAAGATTACTATATAATTTGGTTGGAATATTGCAACTTAAATCAAAATGACAGTGacacaaataatatgtttcgtcaaataaataaacatattgtGTTATTCATGATTCGATATAGCTTTTGGCTAACAAgtctatataataaataataaggattcttatatatagttaGCCAGAAATTAGCAAtgcaatataaaatataaagttataatatttccacatttaatatatatgaacagattatatgaaaatattataacataTGGGAAATATTTGATGTGACCCTTTCATATTAATGGATATCCCCCCCTTTTTGGGGTGCATATTTAGAcataattttgtaattaAACATACGAAGGTGccacatatatttaatcaACATTTTCAGaccaatatatatgatcaaattataaacaaattaaattacAATAAACCCTGAACAACACgtaacatataaaatattattgtattagaaaaattcaaaacaaaatatttttcaaactctataatttttgtacGTTATTTCTCGTCCCTGGCAATgaattcatttaaataaaaaatatactgtttaaataattatataaatttatttttttatttttttttgtataattattaattttttatatattccttGCATATTCGTTtgcttttattttgaatcTACTTATATAACATGTTTTTAaacttttaaattaatactTATCAAATccaaaaatgaataaaagaTACATTAAGATTGCTTTGGCACTTTTAAATATCGCAGGATACATACAAAATGTAGCATTTGGAATCGGATCTTCTGCAAATGGTGCTAAGAACTCCAACTCCCTCCGCCAAAAAACAGtgtatgaaaaaatgaaaaaatataaacatataatataaatatccaTATTCGTCAAACCCATGCCTCCATAATCActaaatattcaaaattcCATTTGTAAATTCatttctttcattttttgcgcattaaaaataatctcACTTTCaccaataatattataaatggaAGATATCAAGAATACAAAGACAAGGAATGTAAAGACATGTATGAAACTTTTGCAGCAATAGACCATGCAAAAGAGGCGTTACCACTTTTACTAAAACTTGCTGAGAATACGAACAGTTATTCGGTTAATTCTacagaaaatgaaaacaaaacTATATATTCTAAGAAAATTGGAAATATAGATATTGGAAGGCTTCATCTTACTATTCCATCTGCCTCTAAGGTATCTAGTGCCAAACAATAtttaacatataaaaataacataaaattaaataatcattatatatatccatatgttttttttcattagtATTATGATATAGTAAAGAATCTCTGGGATTACAatgataaacaaaaatcGAGTctcaaatttattaatggtacataaaaaataatcaataaatttaatatgtccttatcaatatttacacattttcattaatattttcttatattcataatatttcatttatatcttcaaaataatcattttttaggAAATGGTGCTCGTTTATACTCCAAATATTTAATCTTGTTTGAAAAACTTAACATAGATGGAAACCATGTAAACTCTCAAAAAAGATATGCTTTAGGTGCAGGAATTAAAGTAACCACcttttttccattatttttctaaaaattctattattcatattattatatatcaatttacacaatacatatatttttttattcattaacTTTGTAGCAAACAAATGACACATTCGTAATTGTTTGTCCTACAAGACCTCTAAATTATGATGGTAAAATCAATCAAGAAACTGATTTGAAAGAAATATTCgaaaatacaaaatcaATCGAAGATGACATTGATGCTGAGGAAGCATTAAGCAAATTGGGTGCTAACATAGCCGGATTTGTAGTTAAAAGAGGCGGAGATTATCAAGTTCATGCTACTTATATCAACGCTGTAACCAACcccaaaaatattaacataatcattttttttcgtagATCTATAATGGTGGCAAACTCGGTAGAATTGCCACCAATAAAAGAGAGAGAGGTCttgtatatacaaatattataagcTTAGCACAACGCATTTGATCTAGTAAGCAACAATATACCCCAAGTAATATTGTTATGATAATtggaatattattattgtagtTGCAATAGTTGCagacatatataaataatataatttcatcataaaataaaccttttaatacataaaatataaagagaATGTATACTCAAACAAAGGtgaaaaataacaaaacaactatttgttttatataattgctattatatatattccgCTATACCCGTTTATTATacattacatatatatatctataatCATAACTATCCAAAATCATATAATggtaaaattatattaaaactaatatttattttttatagtgTTGCTctcttatattttaaattgtcGTTTTTCAATAGGTAACGTCcgaatatatgcatatgtttttttttcaagaTGCATTTAAGTAAATACATACACActcctatatatatattatatgtatgtattttataaaactatGCTTTAATTTTGCAACatactataaaaaaaaaatttatatctatACGGCGtgacatataaaatattatatataattaaagctactttttaaatattatcatattataaaaattaaaatcgTAATATTTTCGGTGCTCTATGATATGTAAGTTGTGTTTCTTCTCTTGCAATGAGTtcgtataaataaaaaataattcaaatttataaacctgataaaacataaacattaaaaatttgatattaaaattttgtcgtttatataattatataaatttatttttttattttcgaataagtattaattttttgtaaattccCTGGATACTATTATGCTTCTATTTTAAATCTACTTATATAACGTTTTTCCACaccttttaaattaatattttattatttatcaaaTCTTAAATGAGTAAAGGCTACATTAAAGCCCtgtttatttctttaagCTTCCTCGTATATGCCAGCAATAGCACACTTGCGAGCGAGCGTGCTGCAAATATTGCTAATAATATCAACAACTTTCAcccaaaaaatgatatgtatgaaaatatgaaaaaatatatacatataacataaatatCCATATTCGTGAAACCCATGCCTTCATAATCATTAAATATTCAATAttccattttataaattcatttctttctttttttttacgcattaaaaataatttcatcTTGACCAACAATATTTCGAATCCAAGACGTGAGAAATACAGACGCATGTTATGTAATGACCCTGATGAAACTGAAATTGCAATAAAACACGCAAACGAAGCCGTAACACTTTTACTAAAACTTTATGAGAGTAGTGTAGATGATTACTCCCTCTATTTTacacaaaatgaaaacataACTATATATTCTAAGAAACATGGAAATGTAGATATTAGAAAATTTCATGCTACGATTCCATCTGCATTTAAGGTATCAAATGCCAAACAATATttaagatataaaaatgagttaaaattaaataataattattatatatatccatattttttttcattagtACTCTAACGTAATAAAGAAGCTGTGGGACTTCGATAATACCCAAAAATTGGATGACAAGTTTATTAATGGTACatcaaaaataatcaataaatttaatatgcGCTTATCACTCTTTATCCATGTTTAAATTTTACTATTGTTTATCtaatattttgattaatgttttgttatattcataatattttatttatatgtgcAAAATAACCTTTTTTTTAGGAAATGTTGTTCGTGTATACATCCAAAATTTAATCATAATGGAACAAAGTACCATAGCTCATACTCATTCATCCccccaaaaaaaatatgctatAGCTGCAAAAGTTAAAGTAaggatatttttttccattattcctctacaaattattatacattaatttacaaaatacatatatttttttattcattaattttgtagGTATCAAATGACACAACTGTAATTCTTTGTCCTTCAAGAACTCTAAATCATCTCTGTCTTGCCGATGAAAAACCTAATATGAAAGAAATCTTAGAAAATACACGATCAATCGAAGATGACATTGATGCTGAGGAAGCATTAAGCAAATTGGGTGCTAACATAGCCGGATTTGTAGTTAAAAGAGGCGGCGATAATCAAGTTCATGTTACTTATATCAACGCTGTAAGCAccccaaaaaaatattaacataatcattttttttcattttaacaTCCATCTAAATTTGAGTTTCTGTATAagtcatatattttatgatattcgcacattttatatatttatccattttttttcgtagATTTATGATGATGGGCATTCTCCCGATTCTATCCAcgataaaagaaatagatgtattacatatataaatattctaaGCTTATAACACCGCATTTGATCTAGTAAAGACCAATATGGCccaagtaaaaatattttaacattttaatggtgtgatatatatattaataaaattaatttatctttATCCGTAATGCCTATTTAAATTGTCatcaacatttttatctttttaaaAGTGATTCCTTAGTATGTAATTTCTCATTTCTtatgtattaaaataaattgaatgtatttatttttttggttacatcaaataataaatcatgtaattcaattattttttctgtGTGATTGCCTTTTGTGTTaattcaattattttttctgtGTGATTACCTTTTGTGTTAATTcaaccattttttttacgttaaaaatttatgtttcgtacttttactatttttaatatcatcATAAAACTTAAAACttgttaataattaattgtCTGTCAATATAGAAATATcacaaaatatatctatCACCTCCctcaaattaatatatttatgatatacttttatctttattatttatattttgatcCTTAATGTTTGTCTTTGAAACCGTTTATAGAATCCAAATAATCAatactaatataaataataaaaactataatttatatcctttttaataacttatttcttatatacatttaaaGCAATCATTTAAACTAATAAATGttatcaaattataaaaaaataaattacaaTATACCTCGGGCCTTAACTCAAAACGAAGATTCAGTGAACAAAACAATAACCCATAACAAATAGCCTTGAGACCATAAAACATGAACACATTGGTATCAAgaatatcaaaataaaaaaattaattgattttatgtatgcatatatatatttttttgattttgcAACTTTatgtttcattattttatttttttaattttatatatacaatgttttactattaaaaggaaatttataatttgtattaatttataaaaaagcatgggcatcaatattattgctaataaataatttttataaaattacatttttgctagaaaaattttatttaataaaatctATATTAAAAGTGATGAAAAAATCACAGAATGTTTGATTctcaaatataaattttatcaaGTTATTGTTATGAAACAACacaactatttttatataataattattacaatttGTATTTCTGGCATGGCTATTTAtccaataatatataactatttaCGTATATTAGATCAAACATAGTCaagtattatattaaaacaatatatattttttatatattatcaacttttcattatctaaaataaatgttgaGTCATAAATATGCGTTTTTTCTATGCATAGATTAATCCCGTATATAACACCCAATTGAATGTacttcaattttatttttaagttattaactataaaaataaaaagtatgGATACCTATAATgcattatattaatatgttaTGTTAATTAAAACCATTTTTGGAgacatattataatatttttatatttaatatttatttattaaagtGTAATAATTATTGCCCATTTGCATGCAATggtttaaatataaaaaaatatattatacatttttatgtatataatatattatgttttgcatatataatcgaaatataattgcaatattatatatatatttcaataataataattaatagcTAATATTTAAAGAGGCGAAACATAATAACGTGAGAATACAAGACCGCCGctaaatacatatttattgtatttattaccgctaataatatttgtaaaaataattatattttataatatgctaaatatatgaaataaataagttttaaaaattatttatatttttttaaataaattttaattttatatttttttagaagATCGTTTGCTTCGATTTACCATACTTATACAATCTTTATATTAGTTAATTTTCAACttctaaaaaatttattaatattttacttattaaattcaaaaatgaataaaggATATATTAAGGTTGTTTTGGCACTTTTAAGTGTCATTGGATATATGCAAAATGTAGCATTTGCAAGCGAACACGATCCAAGCGCCAATTCgtaagaaaataattacaacatatatatatgtcgaatataaatatgtatatattgtttattatgaaaatattatatatatttgtattaataCGGATATGTATAACAattggaaaataaaaacggCTTCTTATCAAtacatatgttttttaaattgaaaatgcaaataaaatttaaaaatatattgccttttatatttgtagtTCAAATGAAACAAGTACACAAGTATTATCGACGAATCCTGAAGAAGCTAAACAAGCAGCAAATATTATGGCAGAGGCTTTAAATATTGCAAAAAAGCTTTCCAAACGTACAAAGGAACACAGTGTATATAGTACCGTAGATAATGTAACTCTATATGTAAAGGATGTAAACAATGCTGAAGTTGGATTACTCGAATTTACAATCCCTAACCCCGATTGTGTATGAATTAACaagcaatattttttattcatgaaattattttaaaattaaaaaatataattgttaatatataaatatgattttttgttattattagtaTGCTAATGTAGTAGACTTAATATGGGATCCCAATGGCGCAGTACACATCGATGAAAAATTCATTGAAGGTATATagttaatttatttatttaatgtggctattgatttttatgatatatttcttgttttgttattatagTTTCAATCTTCTATTTAATatctttcattttgttaaatTTAACCATGTCTTAATTcgcatatatacaaaattattatttttttaggaTCCACTcctcaaatatataatgaaaatttagTAGTTATACAACAACGTTATGAAAGTGCTATTGGATCATGCCAAAGATATTATCATGCATTAGCCTCCAAAGTTAAAGTAAGGAATTTTCTCTTTTCCTTCATCTTATAAATAcactttttttcatattattgtacctaatttatgaaaatatcctttttattaatttatagtTATCAGATGACGAAACTGCAATAGTCATGGCTTCATCAAATATGAATGATCATGATGGTTATTACACTAATTCCAAATATGTAAATCCTATCTTAAAGAGTATAAACTCATTCTCTCCTGATATTAATTCTCAAGAAGATATTagaaatggaaaattatacaaaatgtatattaacTTAATggcatttttcattaaaaaggAAGCCAAGGGTGTTAAAGTTACCCATATCAGCTCTGTAagcaatataaaaaattttgtaacataattttatttcatcgatatcaaaaatatatactttcTATATAAATGTTCATATTTCCAATGTATCTATTCATtcacaataaaaatggagaTTTTACatgtttattaattttattattttttttcgcaGGTTGATGCAAACGTTAATTGGCTTTTATCATTAGCTGCTAGAAGTGCTAAAGCCACCAAAATGTTCAATTTTATCAAACTAAgagatatttttaaaaaggaataaaagtatttccaaatgaaatttttaaaaaatttaggcttatattaataaaataaacttaTTTTCGTGGGTTATGattgttttaaattattgttACAGAACCTCAATtgatttttaaataatgcttgatttgtatataatttgcTCGTAGTTTGTATTGTAAAGATAAATATGCTTTTTGAAATTGTGAATACGTAGTGTTTGTTTGTATTTATGTACTATGAAAAGCTAAATAATAAGTTTCATGAGTaccaaatataaaatgatgAATTTAGAAACTTTgttttaaagaaaatttatgGGTTTTagagaattaaaaaaacatgtaGGCATATATGTACAAACTTAAAGAGAGAacaatatgtttttatatgagttataaacataatattcattaaataaagTCTAAaactaaattattatgctAATTTAACGCAattcacatatatatgtggttgatttttatttaataaaaatattttcctttttggAAAGTCTATAAACCTTATGTTCCCTTTGAATATTTGTAGCATATCTcgaaattcatttttaccTTTCTagttttcaaaaaaaaactatatttatattataatcattTCATTAATCCTAATATTACTATATTGCagatatatttacataataattgtacctgaataaaatatcaaatGCGTTCTGTCTAAAGGGAGATATTACTCTTCATGTAGTGGCCAGTGCATCATcgcaattttttaaaacattttttctgATAATCttgctatatatatttttttttatcatttttatataaccaataaatatttatgaataacttaaaatattttgactaattgtacatataacatataataatatttcctATAAATTCAcgcttttttattattattcaatttgcaggatatatttttatattttacttaatgaatttttaaatattgcaaaatgatatttataaaacttaattattattgtgtAGTATTGCAAAAAAGATAACAAAATTCTAGGGTAACATTTACATAGTAATACCCAAAAAtacattaataaaataaatacacaGCACCttgttaaaatttatatgtttaaagctacattttatataaaataataaaacagatataaaaataagtcGTAagacataatatatattaaaaatgcacaattatgtattttataaacatgcatatataatataaaaattatacgcATACAAATAACAAATACTATGATTATAACAAAcgattaaatattatttaattattaattattttcggAATATTCTTTcacaaattatatacaataatgtaaataagtcaaaatatttttcatttaagtaaatatatgagTCTTCTATtaacaatttattataaattgtatttattttaacatTTGTATAATCAGccataaacataaaatattaacaaataaatatagaaatggGAAGCCTAACAATAtcaatcaaataaataccACAAACCACAACAGCAATAACCCCAAAGGTTCGTTTTTTCATCGTAATATATTGCtatttttcgatttttattttttttgtcttcatcatttttaagattgttattattgttattatttaattggGTTTCACATTTAGATTCTATACCATTCTTTTCCTTacctttttttgtttttttggTAACACGAAAAAAAACTCTTACGCTAGATGGCTTCAATTGATCATGCAAAGGAATAAacatacaatatatatacccgTTAATATATACGTCACAACATGTAAATAACcactattatataattttccatatattaGTTTATGCTTTGTTTGGAAACTTACTTTCTGTTCCGAGAAATGTATTGATGCAGACAAAAGGGCATAAAAGACGGTACAAACTAAACTAAATACCCTTCtattcattttcatattaataaaaactgCTTCCTCAAAGGAGTACGTTttaaatagtatatatatgttttattagtttccattttcctttttatctATTATTGTTGTAAAACAATAAtgctattatttaatattaaatcattagcagtatattattatacaaattgtttaattttaatttaataagcaaattatttaatatatatgaaattatattataataaaaagtatgCTGCTGCTATTTTAGACCATACACAAAATTATGATCCTGCAATtatatgttaataaaatttaatgttttatttttactttaataaataatataatttattttaaatatatataacgaTTTGttctaaataataaaaatgtatatatttgttctgattattttttgtttatttaaacCACTATATTTGGCATAATAATACTAttcttaatatttaaaatatcaataaattaatgcacaaatttaaataatatgacaCCTAAATggtttataaaattactatatataaatatatattattattcttattaactatttaatatataaataaatatgaactCCAATTTAAGCTATAAAAGTGAATTCAATAAATTATTCTCACTTAACtttctttaaatttattacttttattaGTTTAACAATTCCTCTTGATTagatgtaataataaacttTTAGAAACAATATAAGTGAATTTTCCATTCTACTGCATATTCCTACTTAGAACctaaacatattatatactgcctattttataataaagcaTTTAGCTCAGTATAGaaatctatatttttattaaaattgttaatagaattaataatatatatatctacaTATTAGAATCAAATGAATTTAATGATCTTTTcgtatttaatattttatctatTGTTGCTTCCTGCTATATCACTGTGTAGTACAACGGAATAATTAATACgcttaataaaaatacattaaaCCGATTAGCAATTTTCCTTGCTTTCATTGTTTTAAAGTATagcattttataatatatatattatttcgtattaacaatatatttaaattattttaaagttt
This genomic stretch from Plasmodium vinckei vinckei genome assembly, chromosome: PVVCY_02 harbors:
- a CDS encoding fam-a protein is translated as MNKRYIKIALALLNIAGYIQNVAFGIGSSANGAKNSNSLRQKTVYQEYKDKECKDMYETFAAIDHAKEALPLLLKLAENTNSYSVNSTENENKTIYSKKIGNIDIGRLHLTIPSASKYYDIVKNLWDYNDKQKSSLKFINGNGARLYSKYLILFEKLNIDGNHVNSQKRYALGAGIKQTNDTFVIVCPTRPLNYDGKINQETDLKEIFENTKSIEDDIDAEEALSKLGANIAGFVVKRGGDYQVHATYINAVTNPKNINIIIFFRRSIMVANSVELPPIKEREVLYIQIL
- a CDS encoding fam-c protein, with product MKMNRRVFSLVCTVFYALLSASIHFSEQKVSFQTKHKLIYGKLYNSGYLHVVTYILTGKEKNGIESKCETQLNNNNNNNLKNDEDKKNKNRKIAIYYDEKTNLWGYCCCGLWYLFD
- a CDS encoding fam-a protein, with protein sequence MSKGYIKALFISLSFLVYASNSTLASERAANIANNINNFHPKNDIREKYRRMLCNDPDETEIAIKHANEAVTLLLKLYESSVDDYSLYFTQNENITIYSKKHGNVDIRKFHATIPSAFKYSNVIKKLWDFDNTQKLDDKFINGNVVRVYIQNLIIMEQSTIAHTHSSPQKKYAIAAKVKVSNDTTVILCPSRTLNHLCLADEKPNMKEILENTRSIEDDIDAEEALSKLGANIAGFVVKRGGDNQVHVTYINAIYDDGHSPDSIHDKRNRCITYINILSL
- a CDS encoding fam-a protein; this encodes MNKGYIKVVLALLSVIGYMQNVAFASEHDPSANSSNETSTQVLSTNPEEAKQAANIMAEALNIAKKLSKRTKEHSVYSTVDNVTLYVKDVNNAEVGLLEFTIPNPDCYANVVDLIWDPNGAVHIDEKFIEGSTPQIYNENLVVIQQRYESAIGSCQRYYHALASKVKLSDDETAIVMASSNMNDHDGYYTNSKYVNPILKSINSFSPDINSQEDIRNGKLYKMYINLMAFFIKKEAKGVKVTHISSVDANVNWLLSLAARSAKATKMFNFIKLRDIFKKE